In a genomic window of Quercus lobata isolate SW786 chromosome 4, ValleyOak3.0 Primary Assembly, whole genome shotgun sequence:
- the LOC115986088 gene encoding probable LRR receptor-like serine/threonine-protein kinase At3g47570 — MDVASALSYLHNHCEPKIIHCDLKPSNILLDNEMIAHVSDFGLARLLTTTNDSSQKHTSTIELKGSISYTAPEYGIGGEASAEGDVYSFGFLVLEMFTGRRPTNDMFRDGLNLHNFVKIALPTRLVQIVDPLLLPREAIEMGAATTTIMAKEEAGDNVTMPMKLK, encoded by the exons ATGGATGTGGCTTCTGCATTAAGTTATCTTCACAATCATTGTGAGCCAAAAATCATTCATTGTGATTTAAAGCCAAGTAATATTCTTCTTGATAATGAGATGATTGCTCATGTAAGTGATTTTGGTTTAGCAAGGCTCCTCACAACTACTAATGATTCTTCCCAAAAGCATACAAGTACAATCGAGTTAAAAGGATCTATCAGCTACACTGCTCCag AGTATGGCATTGGTGGTGAGGCATCAGCTGAAGGGGATGTATATAGTTTTGGATTCCTTGTATTGGAAATGTTCACTGGAAGGAGGCCCACTAATGATATGTTTAGAGATGGTTTGAATCTCCATAACTTTGTTAAGATAGCACTACCAACAAGACTTGTTCAAATTGTCGACCCACTGCTTTTGCCAAGAGAAGCTATAGAAATGGGAGCAGCAACTACAACAATAATGGCAAAAGAAGAAGCTGGTGACAATGTGACAATGCCAATGAAATTGAAGTAG
- the LOC115986087 gene encoding uncharacterized protein LOC115986087, translated as MNISSIIDEVRNCMTTKSCDTLLVIEVYVLLTTLLIAFLTIFGSWRRRSHSLMLKYLIWASYILPPSLINYTMGLTGEYPEVLSAVWATFLLITLGSADCISAYSLEDSESRKAYNLQLLVLYCWVGWQLGRSSHDIGTTVLLSVLFALSLFKTVARSKAWTMASRSYGLVRNTKLLADFMVDEDKEDEAADPTCMKGYKYLVKGEKAKMKVKTPHYRMQLETVDDHEVITIDKIWQCKGRLLSSTGDPDGRLKDICLSYALYRLLCRRYAGYPFSESSQQKTWDFVRYGLLSKEGDDHERAFRVIEVELAFLYDLFYTTYPVFFAHGLLWLRNLELVIVIIGCLLVVPLLVMFCRDMTSDDIPALLTIIAIVAMLLMEVGQIFVINFSDWAKVQWLCYYVKKPALQNKKCIEMIIRILCHRKALKPWDRKLGQYSLLESFNHNPCIFLHNSLTSVLIDINKKGQKLSAQITLPVEVKKAIIHSLKTNGQNLTNGVASLRRNKVENELSWACKLETQSHVIMVWHIATSFCELNFSSQVIATGEQTNQRRESNDEFIVATKLSKYCAYLVAFAPRLLPDHAYTTEFIFDQVVVEAREKLKGCKKSIYQKMSTCKDDCMKRICETMLTLGKDNHQEAKEIIERGATLAKQIKDNGLKWKILAEFWAEMMLFVAPSDDETAHAEHLAMGGEFVTHLWALLSHAGILKRDSTQDV; from the coding sequence ATGAACATTTCTTCTATAATTGATGAGGTCCGTAATTGTATGACCACAAAATCTTGTGATACGCTATTGGTTATTGAAGTATATGTCCTTTTGACGACGCTGCTAATAGCCTTTCTAACAATCTTCGGATCATGGAGGCGTCGTAGCCACAGTTTGATGCTCAAATATTTGATATGGGCATCTTACATTTTGCCTCCGAGCCTGATAAATTACACCATGGGCCTGACGGGAGAATACCCTGAGGTATTGTCTGCTGTTTGGGCGACGTTTTTACTTATTACCCTTGGAAGCGCTGATTGCATTTCCGCTTACAGCCTTGAAGACAGTGAAAGTCGAAAGGCATATAACTTGCAACTTTTGGTTCTATATTGTTGGGTGGGCTGGCAGCTAGGTAGGTCTAGTCATGACATCGGAACAACTGTACTGCTCTCTGTCCTCTTTGCTTTGTCTTTGTTCAAGACAGTAGCAAGAAGTAAAGCTTGGACCATGGCTAGCAGATCATATGGTTTGGTGAGAAACACCAAACTACTTGCAGACTTCATGGTAGATGAGGACAAAGAAGATGAAGCTGCAGATCCTACTTGCATGAAAGGCTACAAGTATTTGGTGAAAGGCGAAAAGGCAAAGATGAAAGTTAAAACACCACACTACCGCATGCAATTGGAGACTGTAGATGATCATGAAGTCATTACCATTGATAAGATCTGGCAATGCAAAGGAAGACTCTTAAGCTCCACTGGAGATCCAGACGGTCGACTCAAGGATATTTGCCTTTCGTATGCATTGTATAGGCTTCTCTGCCGTAGATATGCAGGATATCCCTTCTCTGAAAGCTCCCAACAGAAGACATGGGATTTCGTTCGATATGGGCTACTTTCCAAAGAAGGTGACGATCATGAGAGAGCATTTAGAGTTATTGAGGTAGAGCTCGCATTTCTGTATGATCTCTTCTACACAACATATCCCGTCTTCTTTGCCCATGGACTTCTATGGTTAAGAAATCTTGAGCTCGTTATTGTTATAATTGGTTGTTTGTTGGTGGTACCCCTTCTAGTTATGTTCTGCAGAGACATGACTTCAGATGATATTCCTGCTCTTCTTACTATTATAGCTATAGTCGCTATGCTTTTAATGGAAGTTGGGCAAATTTTTGTTATCAACTTCTCGGATTGGGCTAAGGTACAGTGGCTTTGCTATTATGTTAAAAAACCCGCATTGCAGAATAAGAAATGCATAGAGATGATCATACGAATTCTGTGCCATAGGAAAGCGTTAAAACCTTGGGATAGAAAGCTTGGCCAATATTCTCTTCTTGAATCTTTTAATCATAACCCTTGCATATTTCTCCACAATTCTTTGACCTCTGTTTTGATAGATATTAACAAAAAAGGTCAAAAGCTAAGTGCTCAAATCACATTGCCAGTGGAGGTGAAAAAAGCAATTATTCATTCACTAAAGACCAATGGGCAGAATCTAACAAATGGGGTAGCTTCTCTGCGGCGAAACAAGGTTGAGAATGAACTATCATGGGCATGTAAACTTGAGACACAGTCACATGTTATCATGGTATGGCATATAGCTACTAGTTTTTGCGAGCTCAACTTCTCATCACAAGTAATTGCTACAGGAGAACAGACAAACCAACGAAGGGAAAGCAACGATGAGTTCATTGTGGCAACTAAGTTGTCTAAATATTGTGCCTATTTGGTGGCTTTTGCTCCAAGACTTTTACCTGATCATGCATATACCactgaatttatttttgatcaGGTAGTTGTTGAAGCCAGAGAGAAACTCAAGGGATGCAAGAAAAGTATTTACCAAAAGATGTCGACTTGCAAAGATGATTGCATGAAAAGAATTTGCGAAACGATGTTGACTTTAGGCAAAGACAATCATCAGGAAGCTAAAGAAATTATTGAAAGGGGTGCTACTCTTGCAAAGCAAATAAAAGACAATGGGCTGAAATGGAAAATTCTGGCAGAATTCTGGGCAGAGATGATGTTGTTTGTGGCTCCTTCAGATGATGAAACTGCCCATGCAGAGCACCTAGCAATGGGAGGAGAGTTTGTGACACACTTGTGGGCATTACTCTCCCATGCTGGTATACTCAAGCGAGACTCAACTCAGGATGTTTGA